The DNA region GGGCGGAGCCATCGCCGGCAGCCCGACACCGGGACGCCCCGCCGACCTGAGGATGCACCGGAGTGGCGAGAAGATCAATTTCCCGAAGGACCCGACACTGATCGACGAGGAGAAGCGCGCGATTTTGCTCCACTTTTTCGCCAACCACGAGCTATTGGCGGTCGAGCTGATGGCGCTGGTGCTGCTCAAGTTCCCCGACGCCCCCAAGCGCTTCCGCAAAGGGATCTACAACACATTGCGGGAGGAGCAAGCCCACACCAAATGGTACACCAGCCGCATGCAGCAGTGCGGTGTCCATTTCGGCGACTTCCCGGTCAGCGGCATGATCTGGGAGCAGATCTCGACAATGGAGACGCCGCTCGACTACGTCAGCCGGTTGAGCCTTACGTTCGAGCAATCCAACCTCGACTACTCCAAGCACTATTCCGAGGTCATGACGCAGGCGGGCGACACCGCGACCGCGAAGATCCTCGGGCGCATCTATCGCGATGAAATCAGCCACGTGGGCTACGGGCTCCACTGGTTCCGCCACTGGAAAGACGAAAAGGACAACGACTGGCAGGCATTTAAAAAGCAGCTGAGGTTTCCGATGTCCCCGATCCGTGCCAAAGCGCATGGAAACGTACCATTCAACGCGGAAGGGAGACTTCGCGCCGGGCTGGAGCAATCGTTCATCGACGAACTTGAGGTTTTCGGAAGGTCGCGCGGCCGTACCCCGGACGTCTATTGGTTCAACCCGGGCTGTGAGGCGGAGATGGTGAACGCGGAATCCAAGGGACTGTCGGCATTGGCCCGTGATGCGGAGTTGCTCCCGATCGCATTCACCCATGCGGACGACGTCTTGCTCGTCAAACAGGAGCCGTCGCTCAAGCACCTGGCCTACCTGCAGAAGAATGGGTTCAACCTACCGGAAATCATCACCTCCACTCGGGAGCTCGACGACCGCAAGCTGCGCAACCTGAAACCGTGGGGCTGGTCGCCGACTGCCGAACAAACCATCGGTGCGCTGCACAGCCAATGCCGCGGCGCCGACGAACAAGCCCGCCGCGCCGCAGATCACAACACCGCCTCCACACTCGCCAAGGAACTGACCCTCACCGCGCAGCAGCGCTGGAACGAACAGACTGACCAGGCAAGGCTGGAGATCGGATGCGTCGGCACCGCTCACGAGACAATCGAATCGCTGGCAGCGCACGCCGCACGGCTCCGCGCGGAGGGCCACGAGTCGCTAGTCATGAAGAGCAACTACGGCGCCGCCGCCCAAGGCAACCAATGCCTATTTGATGGCACTCCCGTCGAGAAAGCGCATGGGTGGATCGAACGCCAACTTGCGGCAGGCCAGAGCATCATTTTGGAACCATGGCGCGACAAAGTGTTCGAATACTCTGCGCACTTCGACCGCAGTGCTCCCGGCGTGGTGCGCTTCCAAGGGTTCACGCGCATCCACACCAACCGCCGGGGCCAGTGGAAGGCGAGCGAAGCTGGCGCGAAGTTTGGCACTGGTCTGACTCCGGAGCTGGCGGCCTTTCTTCATGCACGGCACGGCGCACTGCACGCCCACCAATCGTCGATGCCCGCGCTCCTCAACGATCTGCTCGAGCCTCTCGGCTATTTCGGTCCGGTCGGGATTGATGCGTTTGTCTGGAGGGACACCGGCGGCGAGCTACGCAACCAACTGATTGTTGAGATCAACTGCCGCCACACCATGGGGCGGACGGCACTCGAATTGAGGCGACGTCTCGCCCCCGACCAGCACCTTTGTTTTCAAATCACCCGCGGCCCGCTCCCTGAAAGTGACGATCCGGCCGTTGTCCGCAACGTCGCCATCAACGATCCGGAGACCAACCCCGAATGGCACGCCACCGCCACCATCCGCAATGGCTGGATGCCGGTGACGATATAGCGGCTGTGATTCCGCTCCGATCATCCAGACCATCTGACATGAAAAACCTCCTGAAAAAGACCGCACTTACCGCACTACTCCTCTCCACCCTATCAGGCGCTCAAGCTGCGGAGTCCTATCCGCTGCATCAGCTGGATTACACGTTACCGACAGGCACTGTAGTCACCACCGAATACACCGGTCACTGCGACGAGATGAAGATCCGCTTCCAAAACGGAAATCAAGCCAGGACCGGCGCAGGCTCGCTTCACCAACACAGTGAGACTATCGACCGAACCCTCGGTCCATCGGAAAGAGAAATCGAGGTAACCGAAAACCAGACTAACCGAGCTCTTACAATTAATGGGATTCCCATGCCGTCTCGACCGGAAATAGACCCATTGCGAGGAGTCAAGATGCTTGCGGTGAAGGTCGGCAATCGATGGCAGCTAAAGTTTCAACCAAATGCGGAACCCACCAGCGAGCAAAAGACCAAACTTAAACAGAAAGAGGCGTCGATGAACGCCAAGCGCTGGCACTATTCACTCGTCCCACGCCATGTCGGCGAAACCTGGCAAGGCGACATGGACATGTTAAAGTCGATTTCAGGATTGGATCGCGACATCAAGGGCGAAATGACAATCACCTTCTCGAAGCTCACCGAATATCACGGTCAGAAGTGCGCGGTGTTGGATTTCACTTTCCAGGTCACAGGCAAGAATGATGAAGGGGCCACCATGGTGCTCAAGGGGCAGGGAAGCTCGACGCGCTCGCTAATCCACTTCATCGACCTCAAGCGTGATTCCAAAGTCACATCCACCATGACTCGCACCGAGGGAGCGCGTTCCCTGACAATGGACATGCCAACATCGCTCTCGACGAGAACGACGATCACCAGACCAAACGAACCAGAAAACGGCGAATCCCCTCAATGATGCTCTCGTAGAGAACCACGTCCCCGTGATCCGTCGCATTGCGAGTACCCTCTACAAGCGACCACATCGAGACCGGCAGCGGAGCGGACGCCGCACCCACGATCACCGCTCCCCCCTTCGAATCCGAACGATTCCCAGACAGCGGTGGCAAAAGTGGATTTTCGCCCTTATCTATAGAGCGTTCGCTCACGGCGCATCCTGCGCGGGGCGGCAGCAACACAAAATCGACGTATCACTATGTCCCTTCCATTCGCATCCCGTGATGATCGCAAAGCGGTTGAATCCGCCTTGGCCTTCGCCCCGAAGTTCGACGAGAACGGCTTGATTGTGGCCATCGCGACGGACCATGTGACCAACGAGGTTCTCATGGTCGCCTACATGAACGAGGAGTCGCTGCGCAAGACTCTCGAGCTTGGAGAAGCGGTTTACTTCAGCCGCAGCCGTCAGGAGATCTGGCATAAGGGAGCCACCAGTGGTCACGTCCAGAAGGTCAAAGAGATCAAAACCGACTGCGACCAAGACGCGCTTGTGCTCAAGGTCGAGCAAATCGGATCGGGCTGCTGCCACGCCGGCTAC from Sulfuriroseicoccus oceanibius includes:
- a CDS encoding DUF455 family protein, which produces MELREFAQRVLFATTLEEKLAGPPAGDPITDNDPGGAIAGSPTPGRPADLRMHRSGEKINFPKDPTLIDEEKRAILLHFFANHELLAVELMALVLLKFPDAPKRFRKGIYNTLREEQAHTKWYTSRMQQCGVHFGDFPVSGMIWEQISTMETPLDYVSRLSLTFEQSNLDYSKHYSEVMTQAGDTATAKILGRIYRDEISHVGYGLHWFRHWKDEKDNDWQAFKKQLRFPMSPIRAKAHGNVPFNAEGRLRAGLEQSFIDELEVFGRSRGRTPDVYWFNPGCEAEMVNAESKGLSALARDAELLPIAFTHADDVLLVKQEPSLKHLAYLQKNGFNLPEIITSTRELDDRKLRNLKPWGWSPTAEQTIGALHSQCRGADEQARRAADHNTASTLAKELTLTAQQRWNEQTDQARLEIGCVGTAHETIESLAAHAARLRAEGHESLVMKSNYGAAAQGNQCLFDGTPVEKAHGWIERQLAAGQSIILEPWRDKVFEYSAHFDRSAPGVVRFQGFTRIHTNRRGQWKASEAGAKFGTGLTPELAAFLHARHGALHAHQSSMPALLNDLLEPLGYFGPVGIDAFVWRDTGGELRNQLIVEINCRHTMGRTALELRRRLAPDQHLCFQITRGPLPESDDPAVVRNVAINDPETNPEWHATATIRNGWMPVTI
- the hisI gene encoding phosphoribosyl-AMP cyclohydrolase, which translates into the protein MSLPFASRDDRKAVESALAFAPKFDENGLIVAIATDHVTNEVLMVAYMNEESLRKTLELGEAVYFSRSRQEIWHKGATSGHVQKVKEIKTDCDQDALVLKVEQIGSGCCHAGYPSCFYRAVPLESDVTATDGDYPLTQQSEQSYDPDAVYKK